A DNA window from Setaria viridis chromosome 2, Setaria_viridis_v4.0, whole genome shotgun sequence contains the following coding sequences:
- the LOC117845282 gene encoding uncharacterized protein isoform X1 codes for MADGEAGAYREFKALAEAADRKFARARDLPLYGGGDHHSRKAFKAYTRLWRLQQERRRELVAGGLRRWEIGEVASRIGQLYYARYLRTAEPRSLVGAYVFYEAIYSRGYFGAAAGAEGGGGSRHQALLIRYKELRFIARFLVVAMLMRRAEAVDHLAGRLRALVEETKAAYPKTNFKEWKQVIQELGRFLKADGAYKGSRSLRYDNLFDSYPSNLASIARFHSKRVLKLKEAVLTSYHRNEVKFTELTLDTFRMLQCLEWEPTGSYQIAAKELTENGTVSDQSGPSGLIDIHLSTEISDGSLPSNPQKAIIYHPTVSHLLAVLATICEELSQDSILLIYISASGCAEQHMASQKYASSSSSHATAASAFPIDKPNSHMSSDNHLRLGPRGSGGPNNLYPEDLIPFTRYPLFLVIDSENSHAFKAIHNAEKGEPAALLLSPRISSAMSGVESTGHGSQFTYFLTAPMQAFCQLAGITSDIDTDTYANAENILFSALEEYEGILCTSVGLNNVWGQVVPDPFLRRLILRFIFCRAVLFYFHPEDHEQHLPTCLPSLPDSVSPTAEAIKTPILLLAENLVVSNRFNFRDSRHNKK; via the exons atggccgacggcgaggccggcgcGTACCGAGAGTTCAAGGcgctggcggaggcggcagaCCGCAAGTTCGCGCGCGCGCGGGACCTGCCGCTCTACGGCGGCGGGGACCACCACAGCCGCAAGGCCTTCAAGGCGTACACGCGCCTGTGGCGCCTGCAGCAGGAGCGCCGCCgggagctcgtcgccggcgggctCCGCCGCTGGGAGATCGGCGAGGTCGCCTCGCGGATCGGGCAGCTCTACTACGCGCGGTACCTCCGCACCGCCGAGCCGCGGTCGCTCGTCGGGGCCTACGTCTTCTACGAGGCCATCTACAGCCGCGGGTACTTTGGCGCTGCGGCGGGcgcggaaggcggcggcggcagccggcaccAGGCGCTCCTGATCCGGTACAAGGAGCTGCGGTTCATCGCGCGGTTCCTCGTCGTCGCCATGCTGATGCGGCGGGCCGAGGCGGTCGACCACCTCGCCGGGCGCCTGCGCGCGCTTGTTGAGGAGACGAAGGCCGCGTACCCG AAAACAAACTTCAAGGAGTGGAAACAAGTGATTCAAGAGCTTGGGAGATTCTTGAAGGCTGATGGGGCGTACAAGGGATCTAGATCACTGAGATATGACAACTTGTTTGATTCTTATCCATCAAATCTTGCATCGATCGCACGATTCCATTCAAAAAGAGTGCTGAAACTGAAGGAAGCTGTATTAACAAGCTACCACCGGAATGAG GTCAAGTTCACAGAACTAACTTTGGACACATTCAGAATGCTACAGTGTTTGGAATGGGAGCCCACTGGATCTTATCAGATCGCTGCGAAAGAACTTACAGAAAATGGCACTGTAAGTGATCAGAGTGGACCCTCTGGTCTGATCGATATTCACCTGTCTACGGAAATCTCTGATGGAAGTCTTCCTTCAAATCCTCAAAAGGCAATTATATATCATCCTACAGTATCTCATCTTTTAGCG GTTCTTGCAACAATCTGTGAGGAGCTTTCTCAAGATAGCATTTTACTCATCTATATATCAGCATCAG GATGTGCCGAGCAGCATATGGCAAGCCAAAAGTATGCCTCTAGCTCCTCATCACATGCAACGGCTGCTTCTGCCTTCCCTATTGATAAGCCAAATTCACATATGAGTTCTGATAATCATCTAAGGCTTGGTCCCCGTGGAAGTGGAG GTCCGAACAATCTTTATCCAGAAGATCTGATTCCGTTTACAAGATACCCCCTGTTCCTTGTAATCGATAGCGAAAATAGCCATGCATTCAAG GCCATACATAATGCAGAGAAGGGAGAACCAGCTGCTTTATTGCTTTCTCCTAGAATATCATCAGCCATGTCTGGTGTAGAATCCACTGGTCATGGAAGCCAATTTACATACTTCCTCACTGCTCCAATGCAAGCCTTCTGCCAACTAGCTGGAATAACTTCCGACATAGACACT GATACGTATGCTAATGCAGAGAACATACTTTTCTCTGCTTTGGAAGAATATGAAGGAATACTTTGCACTTCTGTTGGGTTAAATAATGTCTGGGGACAAGTTGTACCTGATCCATTTCTCAGACGACTGATTCTCAG GTTTATTTTCTGTCGAGCAGTGCTCTTCTATTTTCACCCCGAGGATCATGAACAACATCTACCAACATGCCTACCTAGTCTCCCAGATTCGGTCTCTCCAACTGCGGAAGCCATCAAAACTCCTATCCTCCTGCTCGCAGAAAACCTTGTCGTCAGCAACCGGTTTAATTTCCGGGATTCCAGACACAACAAGAAATGA
- the LOC117845282 gene encoding uncharacterized protein isoform X2, which produces MADGEAGAYREFKALAEAADRKFARARDLPLYGGGDHHSRKAFKAYTRLWRLQQERRRELVAGGLRRWEIGEVASRIGQLYYARYLRTAEPRSLVGAYVFYEAIYSRGYFGAAAGAEGGGGSRHQALLIRYKELRFIARFLVVAMLMRRAEAVDHLAGRLRALVEETKAAYPKTNFKEWKQVIQELGRFLKADGAYKGSRSLRYDNLFDSYPSNLASIARFHSKRVLKLKEAVLTSYHRNEVKFTELTLDTFRMLQCLEWEPTGSYQIAAKELTENGTVSDQSGPSGLIDIHLSTEISDGSLPSNPQKAIIYHPTVSHLLAVLATICEELSQDSILLIYISASGCAEQHMASQKYASSSSSHATAASAFPIDKPNSHMSSDNHLRLGPRGSGGPNNLYPEDLIPFTRYPLFLVIDSENSHAFKAGHT; this is translated from the exons atggccgacggcgaggccggcgcGTACCGAGAGTTCAAGGcgctggcggaggcggcagaCCGCAAGTTCGCGCGCGCGCGGGACCTGCCGCTCTACGGCGGCGGGGACCACCACAGCCGCAAGGCCTTCAAGGCGTACACGCGCCTGTGGCGCCTGCAGCAGGAGCGCCGCCgggagctcgtcgccggcgggctCCGCCGCTGGGAGATCGGCGAGGTCGCCTCGCGGATCGGGCAGCTCTACTACGCGCGGTACCTCCGCACCGCCGAGCCGCGGTCGCTCGTCGGGGCCTACGTCTTCTACGAGGCCATCTACAGCCGCGGGTACTTTGGCGCTGCGGCGGGcgcggaaggcggcggcggcagccggcaccAGGCGCTCCTGATCCGGTACAAGGAGCTGCGGTTCATCGCGCGGTTCCTCGTCGTCGCCATGCTGATGCGGCGGGCCGAGGCGGTCGACCACCTCGCCGGGCGCCTGCGCGCGCTTGTTGAGGAGACGAAGGCCGCGTACCCG AAAACAAACTTCAAGGAGTGGAAACAAGTGATTCAAGAGCTTGGGAGATTCTTGAAGGCTGATGGGGCGTACAAGGGATCTAGATCACTGAGATATGACAACTTGTTTGATTCTTATCCATCAAATCTTGCATCGATCGCACGATTCCATTCAAAAAGAGTGCTGAAACTGAAGGAAGCTGTATTAACAAGCTACCACCGGAATGAG GTCAAGTTCACAGAACTAACTTTGGACACATTCAGAATGCTACAGTGTTTGGAATGGGAGCCCACTGGATCTTATCAGATCGCTGCGAAAGAACTTACAGAAAATGGCACTGTAAGTGATCAGAGTGGACCCTCTGGTCTGATCGATATTCACCTGTCTACGGAAATCTCTGATGGAAGTCTTCCTTCAAATCCTCAAAAGGCAATTATATATCATCCTACAGTATCTCATCTTTTAGCG GTTCTTGCAACAATCTGTGAGGAGCTTTCTCAAGATAGCATTTTACTCATCTATATATCAGCATCAG GATGTGCCGAGCAGCATATGGCAAGCCAAAAGTATGCCTCTAGCTCCTCATCACATGCAACGGCTGCTTCTGCCTTCCCTATTGATAAGCCAAATTCACATATGAGTTCTGATAATCATCTAAGGCTTGGTCCCCGTGGAAGTGGAG GTCCGAACAATCTTTATCCAGAAGATCTGATTCCGTTTACAAGATACCCCCTGTTCCTTGTAATCGATAGCGAAAATAGCCATGCATTCAAGGCAG GCCATACATAA